Below is a window of Camelus bactrianus isolate YW-2024 breed Bactrian camel chromosome 7, ASM4877302v1, whole genome shotgun sequence DNA.
tgatttcaatTCACAAAACAACTTAAAATGTCCTTAGCCATCCCTCCGCCGGGGGACGCAAGTGCTCCTCTGCGGTGTTGCCACACTCCCCTCAGCTGCTCACGGCCAGGGGACGGACACTCTTTTGGTACCAACTTTGTGCTGAGGAGTTAGCATCACTCAGTGAATGACACGTTCAGTGAGGGTGCTCAGCTCTTTCTCACACACGGGCTTTAACAATGAAAAAGAGGGTCAGTGCTGGAGGGCCACGTGGTGGGGGACCTGGGAAAAAGCAGCCCAGCCTCTTGGGCCGCAGCTCGAGTCTCGTCACTAGAGAAGGCCCCACCGGGTAGCTTAGCTACGCTTCATGCTAGACACCTGGGGGCGCAGTTCAAACTCTTCCTTGCAGATCGGGCAGGGCTGTGTGGAGTCCCCTTGCAGGACGGACCTTTGCTTCACGGTTTCCCATTCCTCCGAGGACAGTGGCGGGGGTGGAGGCGCAAAGAGGCCCAACTTCTGTGCTGAAGTGGGAACAACATGCAGAGGAGACAGTCAGATGGATTTCAGAATACGGTACTCAGGTGCAGTTTCAACGACATTATCTTGTAAATCTGTATTAAAGCAAAACACACGTTACATGCTCGGCCCCACCCTGTTGAGAAGCCTGCTTTTCTGTGGGTGTGCAGAAGTCAAGGATCACAACCCCTCACgctgtgttttgtgtttttattttcacagcGACTCCACGAGGTGGGCAGGACTGACGTCCAGGTTTACGGTCCAACACTACTGACCAAAGTCTTCCTCATTTCTCACCACATTTCCCTCTCAGCCTCCAGCATTGCCTTCTTGCAGTTCTGCCACCAGCGACCTTTATAAAACTAGTATCAATCCAGTTCTCCTCCTGCTGAAAAATTCTCGTGCGGGATACTGGCGACCAGGACGGGTTCCTCACCTGCGCGCGTCTGGTACCCAGCGCGTCTGCTCTGCATCGGACGCGGAGCTTCTGCTCCCCCGGACGGAAGTGTGACAGCTCGGGCCCAGGGGAGGGGACGTGGGCACCGGCGTCTGTGGCCTCCACCgccaggccagggaggggccGCGGCGCCGACCCACAGGGCTGTCTCCAGGGACGGAAAGGGAGGTGGCACATCTGCGAAACGGGACCAGGAAGCTGCGACGGGAGCGGTCAGGACACAAGGAAGCGCGCGTGAAAATGAAGGACTTTTAGTAGAAATGTGGACGTCAACGGAAGGACGGGAAGAGGCGGCTAAGCAGAGCATCAGGCTCAGCGGGAGGCGGACGGCAAAGCCCAGGGCGCCTCGGCGCTCCGACAGCGGAAGGACGGGCGTTCCGGAGCGAGCAGGGGGGCGCGCGGCGAGCCTCCCAAGCAGGGCGGACACTTCCAGCAGCGGTGACGCCGACAGCCCGGTCCCGGCGGGAGCAGGCGGCTGGAAGGTTCTAGAAGGAGCGCCCCCATGAAGACACAACGAAACATCACCGCTGTATGTTAATGTACCGAGAGAACTTACCTTGGAAGAGATTTCTGGGGACCAGCTGTGAAGACTCGCTCCCAAACCACGCGAATTACGCGGGTGAGACGCCGACCCCGAGGCCGGGCCCAGGCCGCGCGAGCGCCCGCCGACGCCACGGCCAGCCGAGCGGGGGGCGCCGTCTGAGGGAGGCTCTCGGCTCTGCACTAACTGGCGCGCCCCAGCCGCCTGCAAACTAAACTGTGACGCGGCCGAAATGGGCGAGAGGCAAGCCGTCAGACGAGTAGAGACGCGGGCGTCCCCGTGCCCTCAGGACGGCAAGGCTTCCCCAGTCCCCCGGAGCGCAGCGACGACGAGGACAGCCCACAGCCTCCGCGGCGACCAGAACGAAGCACGCGCGGCCAGGGCGCACACAGACTCTCCACACGCAGGACGCCCTCCCACCGGGGGCGTCGGGGGCCTCCTGTTAAACTCAGGGGTGCGTCTTCGGCGGGAAGGCCGTCCAGGGGCCGCCGCTGTCCGCTCTGCAGGGCGCGGCGCCCGCTGGCGGCCGTCACCACTGCGGTGCTGGCCAGCCGGGGGTCTTCTGTTTCCAGCCCCTGCCACCGCCTTTGTGAGCTGTCACTCACTGTAAGGAAGAGCCTTTCCCATCGCTCAtgtttttattcaattatttctATCAGTGTAGACCAATGGGCATTTACTTTAGTCTGTTCACTTACTGTCTACTTATCATTACTGTATTTTCTTGCCCAGATTGTCCTCATCATTTTAATTAGcagttttatttcaataaattcattttaaaaattctcatttttcattgaagtgtggttgatttacagtgtcagtttcaggtgtgcagcaaagcgattcagttatacatacacatcggtatatatgtattttttcagattcttttccattagaggttattacaagatactgaacacagttccctgtgctctgcaggaggaccttgctgttcatctgctctgtatacagtagtgtgtgtctgctaatcccagactcctaaccttccctcctcccttcctctcccctggtcaccagtttgttttctgtgtccgcCCATCACCACTTCTAAACTTCAGTGCACACATATCTTCCTGTAAGatcacatattaaaataatttctgaaacaGAGAAATATGTATGACAAATCTCAACTAGAGTCTTTAGCTCCAATAAGCAAAACCACAAAGGCGAGACTGGCGTACCTAGCGTCAGTGGTGGTGGTTTTGGATCAAGAACATACTCCTTTTCTGGATCTTCCACTTTAGGGCCTTGGGGAGCCTTTCTACGTCCAGTGTCTACCACTGCTCTCGCATTTCTCTTCAGAGAACTGgacctgttctctctcttttgtaCCTTTGTCTTAGCAGGATCTGCCACGGAAAGAGTTCCAAGTTGAAGATCCTGTAAAATGTGATCTTGTAAAGCGACCGCGATGACAGCTGAGTTACCTTGTTTAGAAGAACGGTCCTGAAAAGCAGGGAAAAGCCTTACCTTCAGGACATGATCTAATGTGTCATGTACAAGAAACTCACACCGTAATGCTCAGCCTTGACAGCACGCTGGACCGATCTAGGAGGAGAGGGTGATCCACCCCTCGTTACCCGAGCCAGGGAGCGAAGCCCAGGCCCAGCATCCTTGTTACTGACACGGTAACAGCTTTTCATTTAATTACTGAGGCCTTAATTGTAATCTGAATAAGTGTGCTACGGTCTGTAAAAGCTGCGCATGCCTGAGCACATTCTGTTTCACTATAATTAGATGAGACTCCAGGCAAAGCTTGCTTCTGTTACACTAAAGAGAATCTTGCACTTAAGtatttttatactcttttttggtgaaaacttatacaaaataaaattgcCACACAGTTAAGAGATACTTGCACCAAGTACACGGCTGGCAGCTCCTCACCAAAGCAAGGTTTGCAAACTATTATCTTATATTGTCAAGTAGCTGAATTAAAATACAGTCCTGAGTAAAACAAGGGTATATGTTTAAAAAAGGATTGTGTACCTTATTTTTTAACATGCTGATTCAGGAGAAATCCCTTGGCTGTATCACATTTTATCGTCGAGGATCACAGTCCTTTAATTCGTCTACTGTAAAAAAGCCAACAGAAGGTCCAAGTCAGCATGTACGTAACTCCTCTtgtgaagaagaggaggagacaggcaCTGAGAATCAGGACAGCGCCGCAGTGAGGGCGCCTCCGCGCTCTGGCTGGCGGGGTCAAGCCGGCCACGACCCAACTCGGCCCTGTTCTCAGCTCTCCGGACGGTCACCGGAACATGTTCATTGCAAGGAGAACAATATATTGCTAAGTGTAACAGTGTTCTAGGTGAATACAGCATTTCAGACTGCAGAGACCAGAGAAGAGTGAGTGAAATACCCCTTAAAGAGGTAACACTAAGGCTGGGATCTGAAGGCCACAGACAGGCAGTGGACTCGCCACACTACAGGTACAGGAAAAGCAAGGGCGGGCCAGGATCGGCAAGTGTTTAGAGGAGGAAGAAAACCGTGGCGGTGACTCCACTCTGCCCAGAACACAGACGTGCAGAACATGAGTCACCAGCGTGGGCTCCAGGCTTGCTGTTTGCTGGgcaagatgctcaacatccctGCACGTGCTTCCCGCCAGAAGACAGCTGTAATGACGCACTCCTCACAGGGTCACTGTGAAGTATGAAAGGCAACGGCCTAGTAAAGGATCTAAAACGCGTCCTTCCACACAGAAGAGACTCTGGAAACTGTTCTTCTGGATCCCGTTCCCCTCAAAGCTAGTGGGAGAATTTGGAACTGACCCTTTCGTTTTTAGACAAGGGTGTAGCTTAGGAAGACAAGAGTCCCCAAtatgctgggctgggctggagagaAACAGTAAATTGTTGAAGTCACGCAAGGAGTGGTACTGAGGGGAAGATGAGAAAGGAATTAATCCAAAATGTGCATCTAAGGGTCAGCACCTAACATTCAATCTGTCCAGCAAAGGAGCTTACTAAGGAGTGCGTGCAGAGTGAGAAAAGAAGAATGAGCAGAGTAAGGACAGTGGAGAAGGGGCTGTGAGATCTCCTGGGCTGAGCAGCTGCCAAGATCCCTGAGAAGCTGGGTGGCAGTTTCTACTGCAACGTCTCCCCGTTCCCCTTCAATTCTGGCATCGAGAGGAGCACGAAGGACAATTCCATCCAGGATTTCATCATGACAGTCTAGGCTGGAGAGATGGTAGAAGGTA
It encodes the following:
- the RNF32 gene encoding RING finger protein 32 isoform X8, with the translated sequence MLKNKDRSSKQGNSAVIAVALQDHILQDLQLGTLSVADPAKTKVQKRENRSSSLKRNARAVVDTGRRKAPQGPKVEDPEKEYVLDPKPPPLTLDVPPPFPSLETALWVGAAAPPWPGGGGHRRRCPRPLPWARAVTLPSGGAEAPRPMQSRRAGYQTRAAQKLGLFAPPPPPLSSEEWETVKQRSVLQGDSTQPCPICKEEFELRPQVLLSCSHVFHRACLQAFEKFTSKKTCPLCRRSQYQTRVIHTGAQLFKAKCVTRIQACWRGHVVRKWYRDLRRTVPPKDAKLRRKFFEEKTVDRQAAALPQQPWPPKRLCRSRQGPSRHRPLLTVC
- the RNF32 gene encoding RING finger protein 32 isoform X9: MLKNKDRSSKQGNSAVIAVALQDHILQDLQLGTLSVADPAKTKVQKRENRSSSLKRNARAVVDTGRRKAPQGPKVEDPEKEYVLDPKPPPLTLDVPPPFPSLETALWVGAAAPPWPGGGGHRRRCPRPLPWARAVTLPSGGAEAPRPMQSRRAGYQTRAAQKLGLFAPPPPPLSSEEWETVKQRSVLQGDSTQPCPICKEEFELRPQVLLSCSHVFHRACLQAFEKFTSKKTCPLCRRSQYQTRVIHTGAQLFKAKCVTRIQACWRGHVVRKWYRDLRRTVPPKDAKLRRKFFEEKELDTIKGNI
- the RNF32 gene encoding RING finger protein 32 isoform X6, with the translated sequence MLKNKDRSSKQGNSAVIAVALQDHILQDLQLGTLSVADPAKTKVQKRENRSSSLKRNARAVVDTGRRKAPQGPKVEDPEKEYVLDPKPPPLTLDVPPPFPSLETALWVGAAAPPWPGGGGHRRRCPRPLPWARAVTLPSGGAEAPRPMQSRRAGYQTRAAQKLGLFAPPPPPLSSEEWETVKQRSVLQGDSTQPCPICKEEFELRPQVLLSCSHVFHRACLQAFEKFTSKKTCPLCRRSQYQTRVIHTGAQLFKAKCVTRIQACWRGHVVRKWYRDLRRTVPPKDAKLRRKFFEEKEMTWWFLSNILKNNNKTEQNIPACISHSNKLEERLNLLSRDIEDIKQTQIDLLQRKITM
- the RNF32 gene encoding RING finger protein 32 isoform X7, whose amino-acid sequence is MLKNKDRSSKQGNSAVIAVALQDHILQDLQLGTLSVADPAKTKVQKRENRSSSLKRNARAVVDTGRRKAPQGPKVEDPEKEYVLDPKPPPLTLDVPPPFPSLETALWVGAAAPPWPGGGGHRRRCPRPLPWARAVTLPSGGAEAPRPMQSRRAGYQTRAAQKLGLFAPPPPPLSSEEWETVKQRSVLQGDSTQPCPICKEEFELRPQVLLSCSHVFHRACLQAFEKFTSKKTCPLCRRSQYQTRVIHTGAQLFKAKCVTRIQACWRGHVVRKWYRDLRRTVPPKDAKLRRKFFEEKALSKWPSCCCLKLAARPGGKHLQVSFSSEIIKFVTLEQGEIQLLFSHM